One Vidua chalybeata isolate OUT-0048 chromosome 22, bVidCha1 merged haplotype, whole genome shotgun sequence genomic region harbors:
- the GNB1 gene encoding guanine nucleotide-binding protein G(I)/G(S)/G(T) subunit beta-1 produces MSELDQLRQEAEQLKNQIRDARKACADATLAQITANIDPVGRIQMRTRRTLRGHLAKIYAMHWGTDSRLLVSASQDGKLIIWDSYTTNKVHAIPLRSSWVMTCAYAPSGNYVACGGLDNICSIYNLKTREGNVRVSRELAGHTGYLSCCRFLDDNQIVTSSGDTTCALWDIETGQQTTTFTGHTGDVMSLSLAPDARCFVSGACDASAKLWDVREGMCRQTFTGHESDINAICFFPNGNAFATGSDDATCRLFDLRADQELMVYSHDNIICGITSVAFSKSGRLLLAGYDDFNCNVWDTLKADRAGVLAGHDNRVSCLGVTDDGMAVATGSWDSFLKIWN; encoded by the exons ATGAGCGAGCTTGACCAGTTACGCCAGGAGGCCGAGCAACTGAAAAACCAAATCAGA GATGCTAGGAAAGCATGTGCAGATGCCACCCTGGCTCAG aTCACAGCCAATATCGACCCCGTGGGGAGAATCCAGATGCGCACTAGGAGAACACTCCGGGGACACCTGGCCAAAATTTATGCAATGCACTGGGGGACTGATTCCAG GCTTCTAGTTAGTGCCTCCCAGGATGGCAAACTTATCATTTGGGACAGCTATACTACAAACAAG GTGCATGCGATTCCCCTGCGCTCCTCCTGGGTCATGACTTGTGCATATGCTCCCTCTGGGAATTACGTGGCTTGTGGTGGGCTTGACAACATCTGCTCCATTTATAACTTGAAAACTCGTGAAGGGAATGTTCGTGTCAGCCGTGAGCTCGCTGGGCACACAG GCTACTTGTCCTGCTGTCGTTTCCTGGATGATAATCAGATCGTCACCAGCTCTGGCGACACCACTTG TGCTCTCTGGGACATAGAAACTGGTCAGCAGACAACCACATTTACTGGGCACACTGGAGACGTGATGAGTTTGTCCCTTGCCCCCGATGCCCGGTGTTTTGTTTCTGGTGCCTGCGATGCCTCTGCCAAACTGTGGGATGTCAGAGAAGGAATGTGCCGGCAAACCTTCACCGGCCACGAGTCGGACATCAACGCCATCTGT TTCTTCCCCAACGGCAACGCCTTTGCCACGGGCTCGGACGACGCCACGTGCCGGCTCTTCGACCTGCGGGCTGACCAGGAGCTGATGGTTTATTCCCATGACAACATCATCTGTGGCATCACCTCTGTAGCATTTTCCAAGAGTGGCCGCCTGCTCCTAGCTGGCTATGATGACTTCAACTGCAACGTGTGGGACACGCTGAAAGCTGACAGAGCAG gTGTCCTTGCTGGTCACGATAACCGTGTCAGTTGCTTAGGTGTGACTGATGATGGCATGGCAGTGGCAACAGGGTCATGGGACAGCTTCCTCAAGATCTGGAACTGA